The nucleotide sequence GGTGCGGAGGTCGAAGATGCCGTTGATGTCGGCGGTCTTGGTGGTACCCGCGTCCACGCCGTCCTGGAGCAGCTTCTTGTACGTCCCGGCGAGCGGGTCAGTGGTGAACTTGATGTTCTGCAAAGCACGCTCAATGACATTCGCCGGAAGTGGCTTGCCTGCCGTGTCCTTGAGGACTGCGTTGATGGTGGTGGCCTTCTCTTCAGCCGAGGCCGAGTTGAGCCAGTTCACGGATTCCACGTGGCCCTTGAGGAGTGCCTTGACGGTTTCCGGGTGTTCGGCGGCGAACTTCTTGTTCACGATCAGGATGGTGGTGGTGAAGTCACCGTTCTCCCAGAGGTCCTTCTCGTCAACCAGGACCTTCGCTCCGGCTTCGAGGACCAAACGGGAGGCCCACGGCTCAGGCAACCACGCGCCGTCGAGCTTTCCGTCCTGGAAGAGCTTCAGCGACTGGGCGTTTTCGGTCGGGTTGATGTTGACGTCGCCGCTGCCGTCCGTGTTGGTCTTGAATCCCTGGTGACCCAACCAGGCGCGCAGTGCAACGTCCTGGGTACCGCCCAGCTGGGGCGTGCTGAGGACCTTGCCCTTGAGGTCGGCTGCGGAGTTGATCTCCGGCTTGACCACGAGCTGGGCACCGCCGGATGCTGCGCCGGCGATGATGCTGATGGACTCGCCGTTGCTCTTGACGAAGGAGTTGATGGCCGGGTTCGGGCCGATGTAGGTGGCGTCGATGGCTCCGGCGTTCAGGGCTTCGATGGCGGCGGGACCGGCGTTGAAGATCTGGGTGGTGAGCTTGGTGTCGCCGAGGTTCTTGGCGAAGATGCCCTTGCTGGTACCGACCAGGGCCGGACCGTGCGTGACGTTGCTGAAGTAGCCGAGCTTGAGCTCCGCCGCCGGTGTGGTGGCGGGGGCCGGCGCAGCCTGGTTGCTGTTGGAAACTGCGGAGGCCACTGCCGCGCCTGCACCGATCAGCAGCACGAGGCCGACGGCCAGGGCGATCTCGATGGTGCGGCGGCGCTTGGGCTTGGGTGCGGTCTCACCGGCGACGATGCGGGTGGTACCGGAATCGGGTTTCTGTGACTCGGGTGTGTTTGCCATGGGGGGGTCCTTATGAGAAGTGGGATGCGAATGGGGCGAAGATCAGGCCCCGTGACATCGCCCGTGTTGGGCAAGGAAGGACCATTCCGGAGAGGTCATGCCTTCACAGTAGGGACTGTCATATTTCCGCTTCAATCCCGCAGAAACCAAGGTTCACGAAGGTTCACGTGGCGTCATATTCGCTACAAGCTCTTCAATGTCGCGCGGAGTTGTGCGGCAGCAGCCACCTATGAGATGGGCTCCACGATCCCGCCAGTCCGCAGCGTTACCCGCCAGCGTGGCGCCGCCCTGGACACCCTGGGACGGTCCCCACGTTTTCGTCACGGCATCGTAGGTCTCACCCGAATTCGGGTACGCCACGAGTGGTTTGCCGGAGGCCTGCTGAAGGTTGGCCAGCGCCTCCGACACCAGTTCCAGCGGCACGCAGTTAATGCCGACGGCGGCCACGCGCGGTTCCGCGCTGAGCAGCGCAGCCACCTGCTCCAGCGGCGTTCCGTCACTGATGTGGCCGCTGTCCCGCAGCGTAAACGTAAACCAGGCTTCGACGTCGAACTCCGCCACGAGCGCCAACAGCGCCTCTGCTTCGGCGTACGACGGCAGCGTCTCACACGCCAGGAAATCCGCGCCGGCCTCTACCAGCGCCGCGATCCGTGGCCGGTGGAAATCCTGGAATTCCGCGGCGGAAAGCGTGTAATCGCCCCGGTACTCGGAGCCGTCGGCAAGGTAGGCGCCGTACGGTCCAACGGATCCGGCTACCAGCAATGGCCCATTCGCAGAACTCTCCGCCAAGGCTTCCTGTCGTGCCTCATCGGCCAAGCGGACGCTCAATGCCACCAGTTCCAAGGACTCCGGAACGGAAAGCCCGCGCCGCGCGAAGCCCTGTGGGGTCGCCTGGTAGCTGGCTGTGATCGCCACGGACGCGCCGGCGTCGAAGTAGTCGCGGTGGACCTGTTTGATCAGGTGCGGCTGTTCCAGCAGGACCTTGGCAGACCACAGGGCATCTTCCAGATCGCAGCCGTGGGCTTCCAGTTCGGTGGCCAGCGCTCCGTCCAGGACCAGGTCTGTGCCTGCCTCAAGGAGGGTGCTGAGCGTGGTGTTCTGTGGCATGGGTCCTTCCCCGGTAAAAGAAAACCGCAGCTTGTTCGTCGGTCACGCCTTAAAACGTGAGGGTCGCGAACAAGCTGCGGTTTGTGACTACGTATGACCCTAAATGACGTAACGTTCGTCTTCGTGGTCGCCCGGGTGGTCCTTGACCAGACCGGCGGCCAGCGTGTTGCCGTCGATTGGGTCGATCACCAGGAATGCGCCGGTGCGGCGGTGGTGCAGGTAATTTTCCAACGGCAAAGCAGCGGCGAGCCGGAGTTGGGCATGCCCGATGTCGTTGAGTTCCAAGGTGCTGGTGGGCTCTACGGTGAAGGTAGCCAGGTCCAGCTTGCCGGTGACGTTGCGAACCAGGGCCTGGACCGTGCGCGTACCGTGCTTCACCAGGACCTTCTGGCCTTCGCGCAGCGGCTTCGGTGACAGCCAGGCCAACGATGCGTAGAGGTCGGCGGAGCTTTCGCGGACAGTCCCGGCAGCGGCGATGGTGTCACCCCGGGCAATGTCGATCTCGTCAGCCAAACGGACGGCCACGGACTGCGGTGCCGCAGCTTCCTCCAGCGACTGGCCGGCGAAGTCGATGCCGACCACCGTGGTGACGCGCGGTTCGTGGCCGGGGCTGATGACGGACACTTCGTCGCCTACCTTCACGGAGCCTTCCGTGATCTGGCCTGCGTAGGCCCGGTAATCGCGGTAGGCCTCTACGTCGAGCCCGCCGGCCACAGCATCAGGAGCCAAGGCCCCCTGCGGACGGATGACCAGTTGTACCGGGAAGCGGAAGCTCTCCAGTTCGGCTTCGAGCTCATCGGCGGCCGGAAGGGTTTCGAGGACCTCCAGCAGCGCAGGGCCGGTGTACCAGGGGGTACGGTCCGAGCGGTCCACTACGTTGTCGCCATCCAGGGCGGACACCGGAACCACGAAAAGATCGGTCACCCCGCCCGCATTTGAATCGTCACGACCAAGGCCAAGCTCACGGCCGACCTTCTGCACATCAGCCTCGATGTCGCGGAACACCTGCTCGCTGAAGTCCACCAGGTCGATCTTGTTGACCGCCACAATGACGTGGGCAACGCGCAGCAACTGCAGCACGGAGAGGTGCCGGCGGGTCTGCTCCAGCACACCCTTGCGGGCGTCAATGAGTACGACGACGGCATCCGCAGTGGACGCGCCGGTCACCGTGTTCTTGGTGTACTGAACGTGGCCGGGGCAGTCGGCAAGGATAAAGCTGCGGCGGTCCGTTGCGAAGTACCGGTAGGCCACATCGATGGTGATGCCCTGCTCACGCTCGGCGCGCAGGCCGTCTGTCAGGAGGGCGAGGTCGATTCCGCCCTTCTCACCACCGAAGCCGCGGTCGGCAGAGGTGCGGGCGACGGCGTCGAGCGTGTCGGCAAGGATCGCCTTGGAATCGTGAAGGAGGCGTCCCACCAGAGTGGACTTGCCGTCGTCGACCGATCCGGCAGTGGCGAAACGGAACAGGGTTGTGGGCAGGGCTGTTTCCAGCCCGGCAGCCAATGTTTCGGTGCTCATTTAGAAGTAGCCGTCCTTCTTGCGGTCTTCCATGGCGGCCTCGGAGATGCGGTCATCTGCCCGGGTGGCGCCACGTTCTGTCAGGGTGGAGGCAGCGACTTCAACTACGACGTCGGCCACGGTGCGTGCTTCGGACTCGACCGCACCTGTGCAGGACATGTCGCCCACGGTCCGGTAGCGGACCAGTTTGGTGATGACGTCCTCGTGGGGCAGCGGCTGGGAAACTTCGCCCACTGCACGCCACATGCCGTCGCGGGCGAAGACTTCACGCTCGTGGGCGTAGTACAGGCTGGGAAGCTCGATGTTCTCGCGCTCGATGTAGCGCCAGATGTCCAGCTCGGTCCAGTTGCTGATGGGGAACGCACGGACGTGCTGGCCCACCGTGTGGCGGCCGTTGTACAGGTTCCAGAGTTCGGGACGCTGGTTGCGCGGATCCCACTGGCCGAATTCGTCACGGAGGCTCAGGATGCGCTCCTTGGCGCGGGCCTTGTCCTCGTCGCGACGGCCACCACCGAAAACGGCGTCGAACTTGTTGCGCTGGATCGCGTCCAGCAGCGGGACGGTCTGCAGCGGGTTGCGGGTGCCATCGGCACGCTCAGCCAGTTCGCCGCGGTCGATGAACTCCTGCACCGAACCGACAACCAGCTTCAAACCGAGGCGCTCAACGGTGCGGTCGCGGAAGTCGATGACCTCCGGAAAGTTGTGGCCGGTATCGACGTGCAGCACCGGGAAAGGGACCTTGCCGGGCCAGAATGCCTTGGTGGCCAGGTGCAGCATAACCACGGAGTCCTTGCCGCCGGAGAACAGCAGCGCAGGCTTCTCGAATTCGGCAACTACCTCACGGATGATGTGAATTGCTTCGGACTCGAGGGTGTCCAGTGAGCTCAGGCGCTCAGCTAAAGGGCCGCCGTGCCCGCTTCGCGATGCCCGCCACGCCGCGGCGGCCCCTTCAGCTTCGCTCTGCAACTGGTTCAACTCGAGGTCCTCGCTGGTTGTTTGAGTGCTCATGTGTGTAGTCCGCATTCTGTCTTGTCGGAACCTGCCCAGCGGCCGGCTCGGGGGTCTTCGCCCGGGGCCACTTTGCGGGTGCAGGGCTGGCAGCCGATGGACGGGTAGCCCTGGCTCAGGAGGGGGTTGACGGGGAGGATGTTGTCCTCGGAGTACTCCAGCAACTGATCGAAGGACCAGTCCACCATCGGGTTCACCTTGACCAGGCCGAAACCTTCGTCCCAGGTGACCACCGGTGTGTTGGTGCGGGTGGGGGCTTCATCGCGACGGACGCCGGTGAACCACACCTCATAGCCGGACAGCGAGCGGCGCAGCGGCTGGACCTTGCGCAGCGCGCAGCACTGTGCGGCGTCCCGGGCGAACAGATCCTTGCCCAGCAGGCGGTCCTGCTGTTCCACGGTGTTCTCCGGCAGGACGTCCACGACGTTGACGCGCAGGTTGGCAGCTACTTCGTCGCGGGTCTCGTAGGTTTCCTTGAAGTGGTAGCCGGTTTCGAGGAACAAAACGTCGACGCCGGGAAGCTGGTCCGCGACCATGGCCGGCAGGACGGCGTCGGCCATGGAGCACGCCACGGTGATGGCCGGCAGTTCGAAGTTCCGTGCCACCCAGGCGATTGCCTCCTGGGCCGTGGCGTTCCAGCCAAGCTCCGCGGCACCGGCTTCGGCCAGTGCCTTGAGCTCTTCCGGAGACCGCAGGGTACGCACGGCCGGAAGCGTTTGTGGATCTGTCATTGGAGGTCTCCTTCATCTGCGGAGTGTGCCCACTCGGCGAAGGTCTGCCCCTCGGCGCCGACGGCGACGAACTTGCGGACCACGCGCTCCACGTAATCGGGCAGGTCTTCCACCGTGACCTTGAGGCCGCGGACGGTGCGTCCCAAACCGGCTTCCTCGCGCTCGTTGTTCGCCAGCCCGCCACCGAGGTGGACCTGGAAACCCGGGGTGGGGTCGCCGTCGGGCGTTGGCAGCATCATGCCCTTCAGGCCGATGTCGGCCGTCTGGATACGTGCGCAGGAGTTCGGGCAGCCGTTGATGTGGAGGGACAGTGCCGAGGGCAGCTGCTTGGTCTCCACGAGGTCGGCCAAGCGGCGTTCCAGCTCGGCGATAGCGGTAGCTGCCGTGACCTTGGTTTCGACGATGGCCAGCTTGCAGAACTCAATGCCCGTGCAGGCAATGGTGCCGCGACGGAACACGGACGGGCGGGCCGACAGGCCCAAGGTGTCCAGTTCAGCGATGAGCGGCTCCACCTGCTCCTTGGCCACGTCCAGGATGACGAGCTTCTGGTGGGGAGTTGTGCGCAGGCGGTAGGAACCGTGCTTTTCCAGGGTGTCGGCCAGCGTCACCAGTGCCTCGCCGGACGTGCGTCCCACGGTGGGGGTCACGCCGATGAAGAACTTGCCGTCCTTCTGCTCGTGCACGCCGATGTGGTCACCCGGGGCGCTGGGCTTGGGCGCGGCAGGGCCGTCCGGAAGCTTGAAGCCAAGGTATTCGTCTTCGAGGATCTGGCGGAACTTGGCCGGGCCCCAGTCGTTCATGAGGAACTTCAGGCGGGCCTTGGTGCGCATCCGGCGGTAGCCGTAGTCACGGAAGATACTGGTGACGCCCAGCCACACTTCAGCGGCGACGTCGGCGGAAACGAACACACCCAGGCGTTCGGCCAGGCGGGGGTTGGTGGACAGGCCGCCGCCAACCCAGAGGTCGTAGCCGGCGCCAAGCTCAGGGTGGACGACGCCCACCAGGGCGAAGTCGTTGATCTCGTGCACGACGTCCTGGGACGGGTGGCCCGTGATGGCGGTCTTGTATTTACGCGGCAGGTTGGCGAGCTCGGGGTCGCCGATGAAGCGCTCCGCGAGTTCGTGGATGAGCGGCGTGGGATCGATGATCTCGTCCTTGGCGATACCCGCAACCGGGGAGCCGAGGATGACACGCGGGACGTCGCCGCAGGCTTCCGTAGTGGACAGGCCGATGCCCTCCAGGCGGCGCCAGATTTCCGGCACATCCTCCACGCGGATCCAGTGCAGCTGGATGTTCTGGCGGTCCGTGAGGTCGGCGGAGCCTCGGGCGAAGTCCACGGAGATCTGGCCGATAACGCGCAACTGCTCGGTGGTGAGCGCACCGCCATCGATGCGGACGCGCAGCATGAAGTACTTGTCTTCGAGCTCGTGCGGCTCCAGGGTGGCGGTCTTGCCGCCGTCGATCCCGGGCTTGCGCTGTGTGTAGAGGCCCCACCAGCGGAAACGGCCATGCAGGTCGGTTCCGTCGATCGAATCGAAGCCTTCCTTGGAGTAGACAGACTCAATCCGCTCGCGGACGTTCAGGCCGTTGTCTTCCTGCTTCCAGGTCTCGTTGGCGTTGAGCGGCGCGGTGCCGTCAACCTTCCACTGGCCATGGGGCTTGGCCGCCGGGCGGGTGCGTGCTGGGCGCGAAGGGACTGCGGCGTCAGCGGACGCACCGGCTACAGCTGTATCTGTCATACATCGACTGTAGGTCTGGCCAGATTTCGCCAGCAAAGGTCCGGAAATGTTGAGTCACCTAGGGAAACATTTCGTCACGAACACGCCAGCGGCCTTGTTCCGGACAGCCTGATATGCAGGTCCCCGAAGGGCGGTTTTCCTTGCAAACAAAGGTTAGGAGAGGCTTTCCAACACCGCGTCGTAGCGTTCCAGGGCAATCTCGGCCAGAACCTTCGACGGCAGCAGCGGAGCCGCAACAACGTCGGCACCGGCCTTCGCCAATTGGTCATGGAAGTAGCCGGTGGCCAGCAGGTAGGAGGCTATGAAGACCCTGCCGTGGGAGCCGCTCGGATCATTGGCGAGTTCGGCACGCAAGGAGGCGACGCCGTCGGGCACGTTGGGCTGGGCGCTGGCACCATAGGCGACCCGCACCTTGTTCGGCAGCAGCTCCCCCAGCAGGCGAGCCTGCTCCTCCGAGTCCACCGATCCGTCCGGCAGCGACGAGCCCGCGGCAGCCAGCAGGACGCCGTCGTTCTCTTCCAGTCCCGAGGCGCGCAGATGAGTGGCCAGCAGTTCGGCAAGCCGCGGATCCGGGCCCAGCGGCCTGGCGGCCACGACTTCGGGCCGGCTCTTGATCGCCTTGGGCACGTCGACCTTGATGTGGAAGCCGGTGGACAGCAGGAGCGGCACGACGACGGCGGCAGTCCCCTCGGGCAGGCCCTCCACCACGCCGGACAACTCGGGTTCCTGGACGTCGACGTAGGCCTCCAGGACCTGGAGTCCGGGACGGAGTTCCTCGATCTCGGCCATCACCCGGCGAATGGCCGCCTGGCCCTCAGCGTTGCGGGTTCCGTGGGCGCAAGCGATCAAAACGGGGCTGTTCATGGGAGCTAGCGTAACGTTGAGCCAGCACCTGTTGTGAAGCACGTTAAGAAAGAACCAGTCCACTTGATTTCCATTGACATTGTTCTTCTCTGGCTTGACCTCATCGGCGTGTTCTTTTTCGCGGTTTCCGGGTCGCTGTTGGCCGCCCGGAAGCAGTTCGACTTTGTTGGCTCCATACTGCTTGCCTCCATCGCTGCCTTGGGCGGCGGCGTGATCCGCGACATCGTCATCAATGCCGGGCCTCCCATCGCCTTCACGAATCCCGCCTATCTGGCGCCGCCGCTGCTCGCAGCCATGCTGGTCTACTACCTGTTCTCCTCCGTCCAGCGATTCACCTCGCTTTTGACGTTGTTCGACGCCGGCGGACTCGCCTTGTTCTGCATTACCGGAACGCTCAAAGCCATCAGTGCCGGCATGAACCCCGTGGCTGCGATCTTGCTGGGTGTGGCCACGGGCGTTGGCGGTGGTTTGCTTCGCGACATCACCGCCAACGAGATCCCCACCCTGTTCAACAACCGCGACATCTATGCACTGCCTGCCTTCGTAGGTGCTGGCTTGACCACGTTGATGTGGCATCTGGGGCTCTTCAGCGGGCTCACTGCTTGTGTCATTGCCGGTGTTGTTTTCGCGTTCCGGGTGACGGCCTGGCGACGCAGCTGGTACGTGCCGTTGGCTGTCCGGGGATGGCACCGTGCCGGTACTGGTGGGGGCGCAATTTCGGGTCCCCGGGATTAGCTAGGATAAGAGCATGACTGACATGTTCCTCGAGAAGTTCCGCGCGCTGGTCCCAAAGTATCTCGAGGATGAATGGCAGGAAGAAGACGGCCTCACGCCCGACGAACTGGACGACGCCCTCGCTGAACACTCCTTCACCATCCCACTGGTCCTTCGCGAGTTCTACCTTGCCATCGGCGGTTGCGAGGACCTCATGGAGGCCTACCACTACTTCTGGGACCCCGAGGAACTGGAAGTCGATGACGAAGGCTTCCTCATGTTCCTTGAGGACGAGGACGAACAGTTCACCTGGGGCTTCCGCACCGCGGACCTCAGCATCCCGGACCCCATCGTCTGGCGCCGCAACAACGCCCGCGGCCAGTGGAAGAGCGAGGAAGGCACGTTCTCCGAGTTCGTCTTCGACATGTTCGAGTGGGCCTTCAACGACGACGAGGACTAGGTCCTTTTTCAGGGCGCCCCCGTGGCTTCCTGACCTTGTTTGAACGACGCGCAGCCCCTATGCAACCTTGATTGATTGCATAGGGGCTGTTTTGCGTTGAAAGAAGGTCACAAAGCCACGGGTTTCCGGGCTTAAACGGAATGGCCCCGGCTCGCTGCAACGTTACGAGTCATACGCTGCACCGAACCGGGACCACAATCTCCGTTCGCATCAGACCCACCGGAGGCATTTAGTGGATCCGTGAATAGCTTATGACAATCCTGTCACAAGCGCAACTCTTAGCGTCAACGTAAATTCAAAGACGCCGTTGCATTTTTACGGCCCGGTGTAGTTATCCACATAGGCCGAAAAGCAGGCTCTGGGAAGTCTCCAACGCCGCAACCATAGCCTGATGGACCTCACCCAATTCCTCCGATCCAGACTCGGCGCGGCCAGAACCGCAGACTTGAGCGGGCCGGGTTCTCTGAACGAACACTGGCATCGGCGTTGAGCAACGGGGTGATCACCCGATTGCAGCGAGGCGTCTACGTCACCAAAGGAGCAGACCCCGACGTCGTAGCCGCCTTTCGCGCGAATGGCCGCCTGACCTGTATCTCGGCAGCGAGGTTCTACGGCCTTTGGGTACTTCGCGAACCAGAAACTTGGCACTTAAGCTGCGGCAACAGCCTGCCCAACCCGCAGGTTGTTGACCACGCCGGCGTGACCCATCCCCCGCATCCCTATCTACCTGTTGCAGGCGTGGCTGACGTTCTCATTCACGCCCTTCGTTGCCGGCCGAAGCTGGAGTCCCTGGTCATGGTCCAGAGTGCTGTGAGCCAGGCGCTGCTCAGCCCGGATTACCTAAGGTCCAAACTGGCGGGTTC is from Paenarthrobacter nicotinovorans and encodes:
- a CDS encoding nitrite/sulfite reductase, with the translated sequence MTDTAVAGASADAAVPSRPARTRPAAKPHGQWKVDGTAPLNANETWKQEDNGLNVRERIESVYSKEGFDSIDGTDLHGRFRWWGLYTQRKPGIDGGKTATLEPHELEDKYFMLRVRIDGGALTTEQLRVIGQISVDFARGSADLTDRQNIQLHWIRVEDVPEIWRRLEGIGLSTTEACGDVPRVILGSPVAGIAKDEIIDPTPLIHELAERFIGDPELANLPRKYKTAITGHPSQDVVHEINDFALVGVVHPELGAGYDLWVGGGLSTNPRLAERLGVFVSADVAAEVWLGVTSIFRDYGYRRMRTKARLKFLMNDWGPAKFRQILEDEYLGFKLPDGPAAPKPSAPGDHIGVHEQKDGKFFIGVTPTVGRTSGEALVTLADTLEKHGSYRLRTTPHQKLVILDVAKEQVEPLIAELDTLGLSARPSVFRRGTIACTGIEFCKLAIVETKVTAATAIAELERRLADLVETKQLPSALSLHINGCPNSCARIQTADIGLKGMMLPTPDGDPTPGFQVHLGGGLANNEREEAGLGRTVRGLKVTVEDLPDYVERVVRKFVAVGAEGQTFAEWAHSADEGDLQ
- a CDS encoding ABC transporter substrate-binding protein, with the translated sequence MANTPESQKPDSGTTRIVAGETAPKPKRRRTIEIALAVGLVLLIGAGAAVASAVSNSNQAAPAPATTPAAELKLGYFSNVTHGPALVGTSKGIFAKNLGDTKLTTQIFNAGPAAIEALNAGAIDATYIGPNPAINSFVKSNGESISIIAGAASGGAQLVVKPEINSAADLKGKVLSTPQLGGTQDVALRAWLGHQGFKTNTDGSGDVNINPTENAQSLKLFQDGKLDGAWLPEPWASRLVLEAGAKVLVDEKDLWENGDFTTTILIVNKKFAAEHPETVKALLKGHVESVNWLNSASAEEKATTINAVLKDTAGKPLPANVIERALQNIKFTTDPLAGTYKKLLQDGVDAGTTKTADINGIFDLRTLNEVEGKKTSAAGLGQD
- a CDS encoding sirohydrochlorin chelatase, whose product is MDWFFLNVLHNRCWLNVTLAPMNSPVLIACAHGTRNAEGQAAIRRVMAEIEELRPGLQVLEAYVDVQEPELSGVVEGLPEGTAAVVVPLLLSTGFHIKVDVPKAIKSRPEVVAARPLGPDPRLAELLATHLRASGLEENDGVLLAAAGSSLPDGSVDSEEQARLLGELLPNKVRVAYGASAQPNVPDGVASLRAELANDPSGSHGRVFIASYLLATGYFHDQLAKAGADVVAAPLLPSKVLAEIALERYDAVLESLS
- a CDS encoding trimeric intracellular cation channel family protein yields the protein MISIDIVLLWLDLIGVFFFAVSGSLLAARKQFDFVGSILLASIAALGGGVIRDIVINAGPPIAFTNPAYLAPPLLAAMLVYYLFSSVQRFTSLLTLFDAGGLALFCITGTLKAISAGMNPVAAILLGVATGVGGGLLRDITANEIPTLFNNRDIYALPAFVGAGLTTLMWHLGLFSGLTACVIAGVVFAFRVTAWRRSWYVPLAVRGWHRAGTGGGAISGPRD
- the mmuM gene encoding homocysteine S-methyltransferase codes for the protein MPQNTTLSTLLEAGTDLVLDGALATELEAHGCDLEDALWSAKVLLEQPHLIKQVHRDYFDAGASVAITASYQATPQGFARRGLSVPESLELVALSVRLADEARQEALAESSANGPLLVAGSVGPYGAYLADGSEYRGDYTLSAAEFQDFHRPRIAALVEAGADFLACETLPSYAEAEALLALVAEFDVEAWFTFTLRDSGHISDGTPLEQVAALLSAEPRVAAVGINCVPLELVSEALANLQQASGKPLVAYPNSGETYDAVTKTWGPSQGVQGGATLAGNAADWRDRGAHLIGGCCRTTPRDIEELVANMTPREPS
- a CDS encoding phosphoadenylyl-sulfate reductase codes for the protein MTDPQTLPAVRTLRSPEELKALAEAGAAELGWNATAQEAIAWVARNFELPAITVACSMADAVLPAMVADQLPGVDVLFLETGYHFKETYETRDEVAANLRVNVVDVLPENTVEQQDRLLGKDLFARDAAQCCALRKVQPLRRSLSGYEVWFTGVRRDEAPTRTNTPVVTWDEGFGLVKVNPMVDWSFDQLLEYSEDNILPVNPLLSQGYPSIGCQPCTRKVAPGEDPRAGRWAGSDKTECGLHT
- a CDS encoding sulfate adenylyltransferase subunit 1, which produces MSTETLAAGLETALPTTLFRFATAGSVDDGKSTLVGRLLHDSKAILADTLDAVARTSADRGFGGEKGGIDLALLTDGLRAEREQGITIDVAYRYFATDRRSFILADCPGHVQYTKNTVTGASTADAVVVLIDARKGVLEQTRRHLSVLQLLRVAHVIVAVNKIDLVDFSEQVFRDIEADVQKVGRELGLGRDDSNAGGVTDLFVVPVSALDGDNVVDRSDRTPWYTGPALLEVLETLPAADELEAELESFRFPVQLVIRPQGALAPDAVAGGLDVEAYRDYRAYAGQITEGSVKVGDEVSVISPGHEPRVTTVVGIDFAGQSLEEAAAPQSVAVRLADEIDIARGDTIAAAGTVRESSADLYASLAWLSPKPLREGQKVLVKHGTRTVQALVRNVTGKLDLATFTVEPTSTLELNDIGHAQLRLAAALPLENYLHHRRTGAFLVIDPIDGNTLAAGLVKDHPGDHEDERYVI
- the cysD gene encoding sulfate adenylyltransferase subunit CysD, whose product is MSTQTTSEDLELNQLQSEAEGAAAAWRASRSGHGGPLAERLSSLDTLESEAIHIIREVVAEFEKPALLFSGGKDSVVMLHLATKAFWPGKVPFPVLHVDTGHNFPEVIDFRDRTVERLGLKLVVGSVQEFIDRGELAERADGTRNPLQTVPLLDAIQRNKFDAVFGGGRRDEDKARAKERILSLRDEFGQWDPRNQRPELWNLYNGRHTVGQHVRAFPISNWTELDIWRYIERENIELPSLYYAHEREVFARDGMWRAVGEVSQPLPHEDVITKLVRYRTVGDMSCTGAVESEARTVADVVVEVAASTLTERGATRADDRISEAAMEDRKKDGYF